A genome region from Deinococcus sp. KNUC1210 includes the following:
- a CDS encoding DEAD/DEAH box helicase, with protein MTDSTPASASSAAQSLSTFQDMQLPSMLNAAITRLGYTVPTEIQLLSLPPARKGQDVLGTAATGSGKTVAFLLPLIEKLLSSRATPRRSRALVLAPTRELAAQIEEVALELCKSTPLRVTSIFGGVGQSPQAAALRAGTEIVIATPGRLLDHIGQGNAQFGGLEVLVLDEADRMLDLGFLPDIRRILKVLPSQRQTLLFSATMPDDILKLARDFQHNPVRVGVKHGGKPASRITELAYAVSSEMKVDLVAGLLAAPDVDQALVFTRTKHRANRVAEKLEKAGISAQRIHGNRSQTARTEALEGFKSGKYRVLVATDIAARGIDVPALGHVINFDVPVSAEDYVHRAGRTARAGLSGTAITLFSRDEEDGLRSIERFTGKQIERATLAGFDYSAKPSEGLEIPLRDRLAAHRAQRNGGGGQRGGSQGHARPASAQQGQGRGGQGSGGQPRQQASGQGGQARPADNARFSTVAPAPGEGRSGGNRGGGPRRGGGGRR; from the coding sequence ATGACCGATTCCACTCCTGCTTCTGCTTCCAGCGCTGCCCAGTCCCTCAGCACCTTTCAGGACATGCAGCTTCCTTCCATGCTCAATGCCGCCATCACCCGGCTCGGCTATACCGTGCCCACCGAGATTCAGCTGCTCAGCCTGCCGCCCGCCCGCAAGGGTCAGGACGTGCTCGGCACGGCGGCGACCGGTTCGGGCAAGACGGTGGCCTTCCTGCTGCCGCTGATCGAGAAACTGCTGTCCAGCCGCGCCACCCCGCGCCGCAGCCGTGCACTGGTGCTGGCACCCACCCGCGAACTCGCCGCGCAGATCGAGGAAGTGGCGCTGGAACTGTGTAAGAGCACGCCGCTGCGCGTGACCAGCATCTTCGGCGGCGTGGGCCAGAGTCCCCAGGCGGCGGCGCTGCGGGCAGGCACCGAAATCGTGATTGCCACGCCCGGACGCCTGCTCGACCACATCGGGCAGGGTAACGCGCAGTTTGGCGGGCTGGAAGTGCTGGTGCTCGACGAGGCCGACCGCATGCTCGACCTGGGCTTCCTGCCCGACATCCGCCGCATCCTGAAGGTGCTGCCCTCTCAGCGCCAGACGCTGCTGTTCTCGGCCACCATGCCCGACGACATCCTGAAGCTGGCCCGCGACTTCCAGCACAACCCGGTGCGCGTGGGTGTGAAGCACGGCGGCAAGCCTGCCTCGCGCATCACCGAACTGGCGTATGCCGTGAGCAGTGAGATGAAGGTCGATCTGGTCGCCGGGCTGCTGGCTGCCCCCGATGTCGATCAGGCACTGGTCTTTACCCGCACCAAGCACCGCGCCAACCGCGTGGCCGAGAAGCTGGAGAAGGCCGGCATCAGTGCCCAGCGCATCCACGGCAACCGCTCGCAGACGGCCCGCACCGAGGCGCTCGAAGGCTTCAAGTCGGGCAAGTACCGCGTGCTGGTCGCCACCGACATCGCGGCACGCGGCATCGACGTTCCGGCGCTGGGCCACGTCATCAACTTCGATGTGCCGGTCAGCGCCGAAGATTACGTGCACCGCGCTGGCCGCACTGCCCGCGCCGGTCTGAGCGGCACGGCCATCACGCTGTTTTCCCGTGACGAGGAAGACGGCCTGCGGAGCATCGAGCGCTTTACCGGCAAGCAGATCGAACGCGCCACGCTGGCGGGCTTCGACTACTCGGCCAAGCCCAGCGAGGGGCTGGAAATTCCGCTGCGTGACCGTCTGGCTGCGCACCGTGCCCAGCGCAACGGCGGAGGTGGGCAGCGCGGCGGCAGCCAGGGCCATGCCCGGCCCGCGTCGGCGCAGCAGGGGCAGGGGCGTGGAGGCCAGGGCAGCGGCGGCCAGCCGCGTCAGCAGGCGTCCGGGCAGGGTGGACAGGCTCGCCCCGCCGACAATGCCCGCTTCAGCACGGTCGCCCCGGCCCCCGGTGAAGGGCGCAGCGGCGGCAACCGTGGCGGCGGCCCTCGCCGTGGCGGTGGCGGCAGGCGCTAA
- the rsmA gene encoding 16S rRNA (adenine(1518)-N(6)/adenine(1519)-N(6))-dimethyltransferase RsmA has product MNTPLPSPLYSPKTVRDLLARHGLRPTKSLGQNFLIDGNILRLIAEAGGAQPGVSVLEVGPGLGVLTRELAERGAHVTSLEKDERLKDVLAETLAGLDVKIVWGDALNFDYASLPQGTRVIANLPYYISTALLTRFMTSGSIVSATVLVQREVAERLGSRPGQDGYGYLSALIALHGSVKVVRDVPKGAFFPAPDVTSSIVRLEFSGERPPKGWCGCWNSRSAIAAKP; this is encoded by the coding sequence ATGAACACGCCCCTGCCATCTCCGCTCTACTCGCCCAAGACGGTGCGCGATCTGCTGGCACGGCATGGCCTGCGCCCGACCAAGAGCCTGGGGCAGAACTTTCTGATCGACGGCAACATCCTGAGACTGATCGCGGAAGCGGGAGGCGCACAGCCGGGCGTCAGCGTGCTGGAGGTCGGCCCCGGTCTGGGCGTGCTGACCCGCGAACTGGCCGAACGCGGCGCACACGTGACCTCGCTCGAAAAAGACGAGCGCCTGAAAGACGTGCTGGCCGAAACGCTGGCGGGGCTGGACGTGAAGATCGTCTGGGGTGACGCGCTGAATTTCGACTACGCTTCGCTGCCGCAGGGCACGCGGGTCATCGCCAATCTGCCGTATTACATCAGCACTGCGCTGCTGACGCGCTTCATGACCAGTGGCAGCATCGTGAGCGCCACGGTGCTGGTGCAGCGCGAGGTAGCCGAGCGGCTGGGCAGCCGACCGGGCCAGGACGGGTACGGGTATCTGTCGGCCCTGATCGCGCTGCACGGAAGCGTCAAAGTCGTGCGCGACGTTCCGAAAGGAGCCTTCTTCCCCGCCCCCGACGTGACTTCCAGCATCGTGCGGCTGGAATTCAGCGGCGAGCGGCCCCCGAAGGGCTGGTGCGGCTGCTGGAACAGTCGCTCAGCCATCGCCGCAAAACCCTGA
- a CDS encoding carbohydrate kinase family protein, which produces MKFFVIGDVTVDHLYDLQHLPAPGEEVSPIRATMQPGGAGGTISVTLARLGHTVLLAARVGEDPFAEYALSNVRESGVSESAVQRDPSLLTSTITVMQTEGGKRAMISYGAANRELDPAKLKKKDIDSADALIVSAYSLIAGPQREYAIKALGFAKKAGVTIFMDLGTGAVNSVGTGLLDTVIGCDYLLLNQHELLALTGTSSISAALSVLGKRGVQKVVVKVGAMGSIVWTPDETELIDAVKIGDAVVDSTGSGDTFVAAFAHAVLSGQPLTRSALAANAAGVLSATSVGAQTRNISAGDLDALLGK; this is translated from the coding sequence TTGAAATTTTTTGTCATCGGCGACGTGACGGTGGACCACCTGTACGACCTGCAACACCTGCCCGCCCCCGGCGAGGAAGTCTCACCCATTCGCGCCACCATGCAGCCGGGCGGCGCGGGCGGCACCATCAGCGTCACGCTGGCGCGTCTGGGACATACCGTGCTGCTGGCGGCCCGCGTCGGCGAAGACCCCTTTGCCGAATACGCCCTGAGCAACGTGCGCGAAAGTGGTGTGAGCGAGAGCGCCGTGCAGCGCGACCCTTCCCTGCTGACCAGCACCATCACGGTGATGCAGACGGAAGGCGGCAAACGCGCCATGATCAGTTACGGGGCGGCCAACCGCGAACTCGATCCGGCCAAGCTGAAGAAGAAGGACATCGACAGTGCCGACGCCCTGATCGTTTCGGCCTACAGCCTGATCGCCGGGCCACAGCGCGAATATGCCATCAAGGCGCTGGGCTTTGCCAAGAAGGCGGGCGTCACCATCTTCATGGACCTGGGAACCGGCGCGGTGAACTCGGTGGGCACCGGCCTGCTCGACACGGTGATCGGCTGCGATTACCTGCTGCTCAATCAGCATGAGCTGCTGGCTCTGACCGGCACGTCCAGCATCAGTGCGGCCCTGAGCGTGCTGGGCAAGCGCGGCGTTCAGAAGGTGGTGGTCAAGGTGGGAGCGATGGGCAGCATCGTCTGGACGCCCGACGAAACAGAGCTGATCGACGCCGTGAAGATCGGTGACGCCGTGGTGGACAGCACCGGATCGGGCGATACCTTCGTGGCAGCCTTCGCCCACGCGGTCCTGAGTGGGCAGCCGCTCACCAGAAGTGCGCTGGCGGCCAACGCGGCAGGTGTGCTGTCGGCCACCAGCGTGGGCGCACAGACGCGCAACATCTCGGCAGGCGACCTCGACGCCCTGCTGGGGAAGTAG
- a CDS encoding trans-aconitate 2-methyltransferase, with amino-acid sequence MSTPPQATTWDATEYRTRHAFVFQSSQDLANDWLSPQPGERILDLGCGSGELSALIAQSGAQVLGADASSAMIAAARGTHPALNFEVQNAHSLPYRSEFDAVFSNAALHWMKPLDTVMQRVAAALVPGGRFVLEMGGAGNVQTTLDAVQHSTRSLGLPDLTHPWVFPSTAQLAALLEGAGLRVLRTHWFERPSLLPGEDGFRAWLDSFGSGWLAPLSAEEREAVLTRAAEYARPRLWNGAAWVSDYCRLRALAVKVG; translated from the coding sequence ATGAGCACACCACCGCAGGCCACCACCTGGGACGCCACCGAGTACCGCACCCGACACGCCTTCGTCTTTCAGAGCAGTCAGGATCTGGCGAATGACTGGCTGAGTCCTCAGCCGGGCGAACGCATTCTCGATCTGGGCTGCGGCAGCGGCGAACTCAGCGCCCTGATCGCGCAGAGTGGCGCACAGGTGCTGGGGGCCGACGCGTCTTCCGCCATGATCGCGGCGGCCCGCGGTACCCATCCCGCGCTGAACTTCGAGGTGCAGAACGCCCATTCGCTGCCCTACCGCTCGGAGTTCGACGCCGTCTTCAGCAATGCGGCGCTGCACTGGATGAAGCCCCTGGACACCGTGATGCAGCGGGTGGCGGCAGCCCTGGTTCCCGGCGGGCGCTTCGTGCTGGAGATGGGCGGCGCGGGCAACGTCCAGACGACCCTGGACGCCGTGCAGCACAGCACCCGTTCGCTGGGTCTGCCCGATCTCACCCATCCCTGGGTATTTCCCAGCACAGCGCAGCTGGCGGCCCTGCTGGAAGGAGCCGGCCTGCGAGTGCTGAGGACGCACTGGTTCGAGCGCCCCAGCCTGCTGCCCGGTGAAGACGGCTTCCGGGCCTGGCTGGACAGCTTCGGCAGTGGCTGGCTGGCCCCGCTGAGCGCTGAAGAACGGGAAGCGGTGCTGACCCGCGCTGCCGAATATGCCCGCCCCCGGCTGTGGAACGGCGCGGCCTGGGTGTCGGATTACTGCCGACTGCGGGCGCTGGCGGTGAAGGTGGGCTAG